The Pseudomonas putida nucleotide sequence ACGGGGCGGGCAGCACGATCGAGCCTGCTACCAGGGTTACGCCGAACTCCTTGGCCAGGCCACCGAACAGTTGCTGGTAGTCGCGGGCCATTTGCTTGGCCTTCATGCGCAGGTGGGCATCGGCGCGCCGATCATCGCCATTGGCGTTCAGCATCGCCAGGCCATAGCGCAGCGGGTTGCTGAGCTCAAGCCACTGCTCGGCGTCGCGGCTGCGGGTGACCTGGTACAGCTCGTTCTTTTCGCCACGAGCCCACAGCCAGGTGCCGATGTGTTCCGGCAATACCACAACCGTGCGCGGGCCAACCAGGCCCTGGGCGCGTGCCTGCTCCAGATAGGCAGACAGCTTGCGGTGCAGGCGTTGCAAGTTCTGGTAGTCGCTGGGGAACAGCAACGGCTCGATGCCGAGCAGGTTGCCATGCTCGCCGGGCACGCCATGGTTGAGCGCCAGTTCGATGCGCAGATCGGAGAGATAGTGGCCTTCCGGGCGCTGTTGGGTCCAGAAAACGTAGCCGCACAGAGCGGTGATCATTACCAGCGCCAGGGCGCCTGCCAGGAGTTTTCGCATCAAGCGGTACAGCGCCTTGGGAATCGAGGGTTCCCTAGGGTAGTCCCGCTGCGCGGGAGGATCAATAAGTTGTCAGTTTCGATCATTGAGCGCGTTCAAACGGCTGTTTAATGTCGCAGGCAGATAAACGACGGGGCCCGCAGAGGTACCCGCATTCCGTGATCACGCCACCTGGGGAACCTACCATGGCTGCCGACCGCTACCCGCATTTGCTGGCCCCGCTCGATCTGGGCTTCACCACCTTGCGCAACCGCACCCTGATGGGCTCGATGCACACCGGCCTCGAGGAGCGCGCGGGCGGTTTCGAACGCATGGCGGCGTATTTTGCCGAGCGCGCCCGGGGTGGCGTCGGCCTGATGGTCACTGGCGGCATCGCGCCGAACGACGAAGGTGGCGTGTATTCTGGCGCCGCCAAGCTCAGCACCGAGGAAGAGGCCGACAAGCACCGGATCGTCACCGACGCCGTGCATGAGGCAGGGGGCAAGATCTGCCTGCAGATCCTGCATGCCGGGCGCTACGCCTATAGCCCGCGCCAGGTGGCACCCAGCGCGATTCAGGCGCCGATCAACCCGTTCAAGCCCAAGGAGCTGGATGAAGCAGGCATCGAGAAGCAAATTGCCGACTTCGTCAATTGCGCCGTGCTGGCCCAGCGTGCCGGCTACGATGGCGTCGAGATCATGGGGTCCGAAGGCTACTTCATCAACCAGTTCCTCGCCGCCCACACCAACCACCGCACCGACCGCTGGGGTGGCAGCTACGAGAACCGCATGCGCCTGGCGGTGCAGATCGTCACCCGTGTGCGCGACGCGGTAGGGCCGAACTTCATCATCATCTTCCGCCTGTCGATGCTCGACCTGGTCGAGGGCGGCAGCACCTGGGACGAAATCGAGCTGCTGGCCAAGGCCATCGAGCAGGCCGGCGCGACGCTGATCAACACTGGTATCGGCTGGCACGAGGCGCGTATCCCGACCATCGCCACCAAAGTGCCGCGTGCGGCGTTCAGCAAGGTCACCGCCAAGCTGCGCGGCGCTGTGAACATTCCGCTGATCACCACCAACCGCATCAATACCCCGGAAGTGGCCGAAGCCGTGCTGGCCGAGGGCGATGCCGACATGGTCTCCATGGCCCGGCCATTTCTCGCCGACGCTGACTTCGTCAACAAGGCGGCCGAAGGGCGCGCCGACGAGATCAATACCTGCATCGGTTGCAACCAGGCCTGCCTGGACCACACCTTCGGTGGCAAACTGACCAGTTGCCTGGTCAACCCGCGCGC carries:
- a CDS encoding nitrilase-related carbon-nitrogen hydrolase, coding for MRKLLAGALALVMITALCGYVFWTQQRPEGHYLSDLRIELALNHGVPGEHGNLLGIEPLLFPSDYQNLQRLHRKLSAYLEQARAQGLVGPRTVVVLPEHIGTWLWARGEKNELYQVTRSRDAEQWLELSNPLRYGLAMLNANGDDRRADAHLRMKAKQMARDYQQLFGGLAKEFGVTLVAGSIVLPAPYVEQGVLHIGQGPLFNSSLVFAADGSPLGQPQHQQYPDSETRRYIHHGRHFPLQVLQTPAGRLGVLIGSDSWYPENQRKLQQQQVQLIANPVYLSGKGSWDEPWRGNRHQDAAAELPLQRGEVSEQTAWQRLTQAAGDGVSSMSVFMRGQFWEQGSDGQGFAHQAGELLAGPPSHGARLLNLWL
- a CDS encoding NADPH-dependent 2,4-dienoyl-CoA reductase — its product is MAADRYPHLLAPLDLGFTTLRNRTLMGSMHTGLEERAGGFERMAAYFAERARGGVGLMVTGGIAPNDEGGVYSGAAKLSTEEEADKHRIVTDAVHEAGGKICLQILHAGRYAYSPRQVAPSAIQAPINPFKPKELDEAGIEKQIADFVNCAVLAQRAGYDGVEIMGSEGYFINQFLAAHTNHRTDRWGGSYENRMRLAVQIVTRVRDAVGPNFIIIFRLSMLDLVEGGSTWDEIELLAKAIEQAGATLINTGIGWHEARIPTIATKVPRAAFSKVTAKLRGAVNIPLITTNRINTPEVAEAVLAEGDADMVSMARPFLADADFVNKAAEGRADEINTCIGCNQACLDHTFGGKLTSCLVNPRACHETELNYLPVRAVKRIAVVGAGPAGLAAATVAAERGHEVTLFDAAGEIGGQFNVAKRVPGKEEFYETLRYFRNKVKSTGVDLRLNTRVDVQALVGGGFDEIILATGIAPRTPAIPGVEHAKVLSYLDVLLERKPVGKSVAVIGAGGIGFDVSEYLVHQGVASSQDREAFWKEWGIDTHLEARGGVAGITAEPHAPARQVYLLQRKKSKVGDGLGKTTGWIHRTGLKNKQVQMLNSVEYLQIDDAGLHIRIGEGEPQVLAVDNVVICAGQDPLRELHEGLVAAGQSVHLIGGADVAAELDAKRAINQGSRIAAEL